The segment ACTATGTGTATTTCACAGAGGATATTtcctaaaaaaagaaaaaaaattctgaTCAAATGATAATCGGATCAACCCTTATGGTAGGCATTATCATACGATAGGTCAAGAAATTCTATCTTCAAAAGAGGACAACTAGTCAAAGCATGCTACTCGATGAGATTGCCCCACGATGAGTCATTTGTGGTGCATGATGTTATAGGTGTTGTGTTGATGTTTATACACTCAAGATCTTCTAGTTAAGTAACTCCCCATGAAGCTCTACCTAAGTTAGAATGGTGACCAAACATTACATGATTATTAGTACGTTTCAATGCCTAAGGATTTAGGTTCATGTACTAATTAGATGGAAATCcatgttcttactagttgatcATGATCACCTCACGATGGCTTGATTCATTAGGTGTGGGACTTATCATTGTaacaacttaaaaatatttttaaggttTAATGTAGGATGCATGCATCATCTTAATGCATATTGTAATGCtgcaaaactttttcaaacatttgcttaatacaaaggtattaatatatgaatgttttattttaattttgaaaatagaaccaactcatttattaaacataCTCACTAAAAACAAATTGAATGAAAACAACTATAAAGAACGGAAAAGGAACATGATAATTGTCTTGAGATGTGAGAAACTTAAAGCAATTCTTGATACTAAGTGCCCTCTGGCCACACAAGCTGAGGCTAGAAAATTTTGGGAAGAGTTTGATAAGATAGCTTATTGCTATATGCTGGCAAGCATGACCAACACTCTATATAAGCAACTAGAGAGTTGTAAGACTGCTAAAGTAATTCTAGATAAGCTAGAAGACATGTTTGGAGGCCAAGCTACCTTGGCTCGACAGTATGATATAATTAACTTAATGAATGTCCAGAAAAAGCCCGACACTCTTGACAAATACCATATGATCACTCTTGTAGGATACTTTGTCGAGGCCGCAGAATATGAGGCCAATTTGGACCAAAACACCTAAATAGAGATGGTGTCTAAAAGCTTGTCCAAGGATTTTGTTGGTTTTCGGGCCGCATATAACCTTGGCAATAAAAACTTGACACTTATACAAGTCATGAAGGAgttacaatcctatgagttgTTGTTGAATGGCTGTTAGTGGTCTGAAGAGCAAAAGCAAATATAGTCGTTGCTTCTTCTACAAAAAGGAAGGGAACATGCATTAAGAAAGGCAAGGCTAAGATCTCTGGGCCACCACAAGTGGAAAGGAAGAGAACTAGTAAGCCTAAAGACTTATCTAAGTCTAAATGCTTCTTCTACAACAAAAAATGACACTTTAAGACAAACTGTAAGGAGTGGAAGGAATACCTAGTTAGCAAAGGAAAAGGTTATTGGGTCAAGACAACAAGGAATGCTTGTTTAGTGGAATATTCAATAGATTCTTAGGTCATTGACTCGGGAGCCACAAATCATGTTTGTGTTTCTTTGCAGGGGTTCAAGAAGATGGAAGATATTAAAGATAAGAGCTTATTGTTATGGATCAGGAAAGGGGCAAGTGTGGCAGTTGAAGTAGTGGGAAATgtacatatttattttgataattttaggaatattattttaaaaaccaTTTTCTATGTACCAAGTTTCAAAATAAACTTAATTTTTGATGCATGTTTATATAAAAATGGCTTGACTATGACTTTTAATGATGGAATTGCAATATTTAGAAATCACAGCCTTATCTGTAATGGATGGATGTTGAATAATctctattttatcaaaccaaagatGTACACACTGTTTGAGACTGAAATAACAAATAAAAGACTTAAAATTTATCACTCTAATGAGGTGTACCTTTGGCATTTGAAACTTGGTCATGTTAACCgagaaagaatcactagacttgAAAAAAATGACATATTAAGTTTTCTTAGAAAAGTTGATATTCtacaatgtgaatcttgcttggaaTGTAAGAtgacaataaaattgtaacaccccgtacccgagtccgttaccggagtcgaacacaaggtgcacacagacttaacttaattgttttcacagtccataaaaaaatttcgagAGACAAGCTGGTTCTTTGCGTCCTTTGTCGctttttaaaaatcatatgaaaataagttttgtaatttttccctgaaactagactcatatttccatctacatatttttttctagaatttttggtgagccaattagtacagtttattagttaaagtctcccatgttacaggggtcgactacactgaccttcgcgcgttacaacttgaatatctccctgtacagggcttcaatactgataccgtttgtttctatagaaactagactcaaagaggaatctatacatatatggcatgactcctaattatttctggttaatttataatgaatttccaaattcggaatagggaatccagaaaccgttctggccctgtttcacgaatacctaaatatctcttaacatacaactcatatgacagtttcgtttcttccatatgaaagtagattcatcaaggctcatttatataatttattcactatttaattccattcctgctatttttagtgatttttcacatccacaccactgctgctgttagcatctgttttcaaggtaaactttacctatgtCGTGGTttgcatggaccaactagagttttgtcatacataggtccacatatgatcatatttagccattccaagggctgatcattgcccaacacttccattccagtccatagtcacatcatgaaaccatacatatatacataaacacaaatggtctaatgccatactccacttctatcgccattttcgcatggtcacatacacatacatcacaaaatgtactcgaaaaacaacaaaagggtagtcctatacatgccatttcaaagctcaaccaaaatttgtaccaaaagggggctttgatagtgtgggagacttcgacttccaaaaatcccgagtccgatagctaacgagccaaaatctataaagcagagaacaaagaaagagtaagcaatttatgcttagtaagttttgagcaaggattccagcccaacaaaagcatagcattcatatagctaagcggataatttcatatgcacacattctcaatatcatacttacttcacattaccaacccttatgttcatacacaaagatcaacttagccaaaggcggtagctcgtttatcaaccgagtgaatacttacttgtaagggctcaactaattcaagcacatacgaacatacctcattgctggaatttttacaagcgtattaactgaaatttttcagcaagattgctcattcgaatcacgtaccttgaatttaaccggatatagcgactcactcgattgtcttgggacatagccggttatagtgattcgcacaattgccttcttgaattagcccggatttaataacttcgcacgaatgccttgggacttaacccgttttggtaactcgcacaaatgcctttggagttgacccggatttagtcacttagcacaaaagccttgggacttagccggacaccattcgaataaacatgcacatttaacactaaatcatgacacattcagtatttcattttcattagcaaaactcaaatacaatacacttatcactcttgcacatttcggttcaatatccacacacaaagagcatgatttgatttacttgagacatgatctaatcaaatcataatttaagctctattactcaagaacttacctcggatattgtcgaatgattccgatggctattcgaccactttttccttccctttatcggatttagctccctttgctcttgagcttaatttaacaaataaattgatttaatcatttgagcatcgaagaggaaattcaaggtacttagcccacatattttcattagaccttaaagtcacatatgtacggaaatcatgaatcaaactcaacacattagttagtactctccttagccaaattttccaagccaagaataggcatcaatatgcttgcctctaaccgaatgcatgcacaccaatcccctcatgtggcgaatatgcatgtccatgttgaggccaattatacacttaataccacacataagcggcatacattttactaactaacgcattccatattgtaactcaatacgcatcaatcatttacttcataaccgaaacatcatcatatgaaaatatataccttgagatagtatatatgtcataccaatacatcatgtgcaagcatatatatatatatatatatatatatatatatatatatatgctagagccgaatctcaaagttgattataactaaacatgaacataaatccaaaacacaaatcttacctaccatgcaataagcataaattatacttatggatgtaccatggccgaatacatcacaacaccataccgtttcaattttggtcatggttaaacaaagaacttaatgtctcactcaaaaatgctaaaaagaaagtccaagagccatcaatccaccatcacatgtatcattagcaagcttcatatttaacatgcaatggcattaacacaaaatccaccttggcgaataccaccccatgacatagcaaggatttgaaccatgggctaataagaacatcaagttagcaaccaaaaacatgcatgaatctcatggcacaacatcaaacataccttaatcttgatacaagtatggccaaacctcttcctaatcctcttccaaaccaaacatgaagcaagaactcctcttcttccttagaattttcggtcaagagagaatgaaaaagatgaacaaatttttttttcttttctcttcttcaactcacggcaacggggggggacactcaccattctcctttttttttttcttccctttcattattcaattcccatgctcattattttatttttttcttatatacaccattgtcccaacatgttttatgacatgtttttgcccataatccttgtcatggcggccactagctattaggggaaatttgacatgcaagtcctcctttgatttcatgcactattaggtccttatagattagcctatcacatttcaaaagtgtcacacaagtcctaataactgaattcacatgcaatcgactaaatcgaagcttaaaattttcacacattcataaatacatattctagacaataaatattatgttcaaacatttcagtgactcggtttagcggtcccgaaaccacttcccgactagggtcaattttgggctgtcacaaagcgATCTTTTAATGAAAAAGTAACAATGGAAGGAAAACCCCTCGAACTAGTGCACACTGACATATATGGCCACATGAATGTTAGTGTAAGAGGTTATTACGAGTATTACGTAACCATTATTGATCACTATTCCAGATATGGGTATGTATAACTGATGCACCATAAgagtgaaacctttgataaatttaaagattttcaTGTGGAAGTGGAGAAACAACTAGGTTTACCCATAAAGGCATTTCAGTCTGATCGAGGTGCGGaatatttatttgatgagttCTTGGGGTACCATATAGAGAATGCGATTCTATCCCAGTTAATCGAGCCAAGCACTCCACAATAGAATGGCTTGGCAAAGAGAAGGAATTTAACATTTTGAGACATGGTACGTTTGATGTTAAGTTATTTGAAGTTGCCAATCTTTTTTAGGGATATGCGGTATAAACAACTTATTATATTTTGAATGATGTGCCAACTAAGGTAGCATTGAAAACTCCATACAAATTGGGTATGGTAGGAAGCCAAGTCTAAAACATTTAAGGATTTGGGGATGCCCAGCCCACATATTGGATAAATATGAGAAGAAGTTGGACTCACAGACAAAATTGtgcatgtttgtaggatatccaAAGGGAACAAAGGGTGGCTTGTTTTATAACCTGAAAGAGAAAACTGTTAAAGTGTCAACTCATGCTATTTTCCTTGAATAAAGTTACATGAATGACTTTAAGCCTTGGAGTAAAGTGGTACTCGAAGAGCTTTCAAGAAACTCTACGAAAATGGTTCAGATCCAACTCCTAATACTAGACATGCAAATGGTCAACAGTATAGGGAAATATCTATAAACACTTAAATGGACTCTATGCATTCCAACTCAGTGTAGGAGCTTGTAGACTTAAACCCATAGGGCATAAGTAGATCTTCTAGGGGAAAAGAAATGCAGATGAAAAAGTAGAAACTTATAAGGCTAGACTTGTAGCAAAAGATTATACTCAGAGAGAAGGTATCGATTTCAAAAAAACCTTCTCTACAATTGCTATGCTCAAGTCAATTCACATATTACTATCCATAGCGGTGGCTCTTGATTATAAGATTTGGAAAATGGATGTCAAGGCAGctaataaaccgtaatttatacatatttttatcccatgcttagcgcatttacgaatgatttctccttagatttggtgaatttgatgctccaaatcctttaatttcatgttttatacataggtgagcataggagagtacaaAGAGccagaaacgggccgaaaacagagaaaatggacacacatgggaaaacaacacggcttggacttcctcacacgggcatgtcacatggctgtgtcaatttagcaggatcgaagcacgacttacacgggtagaccacaagcccatgcctatttaacagcctagaccacgggctggagtaatcgcacacgggtgtgtcacacgggcgtgtccctgccgtgTCCAAGTTTAGtcttattcagaaaaggccaatttttagggctcttaggcattcaaaagcctatttaaacacttgagaaggcacttaggagggggatgcagagtaggaagcaaggaattactcaatgaaagccgattgatccatctcatgtgacagcccaaaattgaccctagtcggaatgtggtttcgggaccacaaaaccgaggcataaaaataattaaaaatttaatttgatgcctatgatatgtgttaaattgtgtatgacattttgatgtttcaatttagaaattataaatgtgaatttcactagaaaggacctagtagtaaactttgaaagtatgatggggaaatgtgtgatgactagttgagcatgcatgcaaaaataagggatttgcatgtcaaatttccccaaggatggtatagtggccggccatgacaagggaatatgggcaaggaagacatgttatgacatgttttgttaatgcatgatgtgataaatgataaaaaatttaagcatgtaggaagagaaacaaaaaaatcaaaaatttgctcatccttcccccccttttgccgtgagtgaaagagaaccaaagaaaaaaattttgttcacctatttttctcttctttggccgaaaatactaaggaagaaggaaggatttttgcttcattttctttgtttagaagagatctagaaggaaatttggctaaacttgcaacaagagtaaggtatgtatgaggttgtgttgggagtttcatgcatgttttggttgctaatttgatgtgcatgttagccatggctcaaatgtttattatgccatggaaatggcatttggccaaagttgttatggtgataaagccattgcatgctaagtgtgaagcttgatgatgatgcatgcaatgatggattgtctactcatgagtaagattttgagctttcttttttgttttatcatgattgaagttgaaaaggagcatgattgtcatattcggccatgatgcattcttgagcatgattcatgcttcttgcatgttagttaaaatttgtgttttggatggctatggacaccttgaaattcggtcatgctcatatatgcatatatatgattgcacattatgttttggttatgaactaagtgatgaataaattggtttaaagaagaaaatgtggaagaatgcttgtgaaattgcaagcacaattcggcctagcacacatataagtgcttgatgctatattataagttttgggccacaatgtgcaaagcattaattagtaaattggcatgctgtttttgtgaggtattaagtgcaaaattgacctcaacatgtacatgaatattcggccttgggtagcctattgaaggccttagcatttccttgatgctcgaataaattgtattgaattgcttgatgtagtataaaatgtgcatgaccgttgtgtattcaagctaaagggtggccatatgaccatttaaactccttgtcatattcggccataagctagcacaatgaggttttaataaattgaatttgtttgaattagctcaagagcttagagggccacaattggacaaggggaaggagaaagtgatcgaatagccgaaaaagccgttcgacaacatcctaggtaagtcctcaagaagtgaccttacttgaattatgtgagatgaagtatggatgtgtatgattattgatttatgtgtgtatgagaaattgaatgatacccgggctaagtctcgaaggcgaatatgcttgtgaatatatgttcgTTTGAGGCTTagtaaaggaaaatgaaatatgtatgtccaatgattattgatgtatgtgtacatgagaaattgaataatatccgggctaagcccgaagacaattatgctggaaattatatccgggttaagacccgaaggcaattgtgctagtggctatatccgggctaagaccaaggcattcgtatgcgagttattctatccgggctaagaccgaaggcatttgtgcacgtggttatatccggttatgttcaagaatcttgggctggaggtgagtgttggttactgtaataaattcaatgagtacactcaaaagcccaaagaatgaggtgcgtatatatgtgcattggaaagtcgacatgtttgagcaacattcgctcaaccgactaatgaatttcagttattgaattgattgatactttgtgaaattatataatgatgaagtgtgaagtaagaatgtgtattaatgaaatgatgcacttggctatgtgaatgtattgctgtaattagagttgattatattccttgagacttactaagcataaaagtgcttaccccgttgctttggctctcagttttctagatttcgctcgaagcaatcggatttgggatcgttgaagtcgaagtcatccacactatcaagcctccattttggtataaattttggttgaacttgagatggcatgtataggactacccttgtttgttaaatatgttgtgatgtaagtatgtacggccatgcgaaaatggctcgaaaagggaaacatgaacttagaataattgtggtttgtatgtatatatttggtgtcatgatgtggctatggcttggaaatgggaatgttggtcatatgatcagccattggcatggttaaaatgatcatatatgaacctatgtatggcaagactagttggttcatggagactaccaaataggtaagacctaccttaaaaacagatgctgccagctgcagtgacgtgaatgtgaaaaatcaccaaaattcgtaggaatggaattaaatagtgaataagctatgtaaatgaaccttgatgagtctattttcatatggaagaaacgaaatggtcataggacttacatgttaagagatattaaagctattgttagacagggccagaatggtttctgggttccctgtcgcaactttaaaaatttactataaattatacaaaaagaattaggagacataccttatatgtacagattccattttgagtctagtttcattagaaacaaacgacaccagaattaaagccctttacagagagatattcaagttataccgcgcgaaggtcagagcagtcgatccctgtaacatgggtgactttaactaataaactgtaccaattggcccaaccaaaaattctagaaataaatccatggatggatatatgagtctaaattcagggaaaatttacaaaaccagtttccgagttttgaaactcaagatatgatttttaaggcaacagtgacgcagttttccagcctgactgaaaatgtcaaatggatgggcaaaacaagtgaacttggcttgttaacccctcgtgcccgacaccggcgatggtctcgggttcggggtgttacaattttattggtatcagagccacggtttagtcaattctaggactaccgtgatgtgttggggtctagctatacatgccattaaatgatgaatcgatagtgtggtgatttcgacaatttgactttgtgtttgtttatagcaatggatcccgatcccaaccgagcaatagtgacgatgtggagagtgtggcgctgctccgcgcaagggacagcgcggcggactctcaacctatggccagcaatcctaatgacgaggctaggcaagccttttatagtgtgatgaagcgaatggtttaatcaatacattcgaaccaacacggctgttccacaacctccattcccgacaaatgcaaccctgcacctacaatacctccgttgatgaccaaataaggtcaagtaagccccgatcgataggattcaaaacatggggccactgaatttaaggctacagatgatgatgatg is part of the Gossypium arboreum isolate Shixiya-1 chromosome 5, ASM2569848v2, whole genome shotgun sequence genome and harbors:
- the LOC128292679 gene encoding uncharacterized protein LOC128292679, producing MIIVLRCEKLKAILDTKCPLATQAEARKFWEEFDKIAYCYMLASMTNTLYKQLESCKTAKVILDKLEDMFGGQATLARQYDIINLMNVQKKPDTLDKYHMITLVGYFVEAAEYEANLDQNT